The Tolypothrix sp. NIES-4075 DNA segment GTTTGCCTGAGCTTCAGTAGGTATTGCCAAACTTTTTTGACTAAAGTTCTGCAAAGCTTGTACCCATGAACCAGCGGGAGCTGTGAGAATGTCTCGGCTAAAAGCCTGCAAACTCGACAGTAGAGCATACTGTGTGGCTGAAAAGTTGTGGTTACAAAGACTCATCAAAAACGTCACAAAGGCAGCGGATTCTAAACCTGCACAAAAATTTTCAATATTAATGGCAGCCACCATCAAAGGGTAACTTTTACCTACTACTGCCAATGTAAAGTAAGCAAGGTTGCCAATTGCTTGTAGTATAGCGAAGATCCAGAGAGCGCGATTAACACCCAATTTAGTCATTACCGCTCCACCAGCTAAGGTTCCGACAATAACGGCAAAAATACCCAATGCGTTGGGAAATGCCAAGTCTGCTTCAGTGAATTGTAAACCTTTGGCTAACAGAAATGGAGTGGCTACATTTTTGACTAAAGAATCCCCTAACTTATAGATGACGATGAACACTAAAATTAAAACTGCTTGTACAGAGCCATTACGTTGAAAAAATTCAATAAATGGTAATGTGACAGCATCATATAAGCTTTGAGGGGGACGAGCACGCAGTTTTGGTTCTGGTGCGAAGATAGAACTAAATACCCCCACAAGCATTAGCAGTGCCATCAACAAATAAACTGCTTGCCAGGATTTTAATACACCTACTAGATATAAGGTTAAAGAACTAGCGATGAGAATGGCAAGGCGATAGCCTAGTAAAAAAACAGATGCACCCGGACCTCTTTCTTTTTCTTCTAAGACATCAGTGCGGTAAGCATCAACAACAATATCTTGACTGGCGCTAAAAAATGCGACGATGACTGCTGCGATCGCTAAAAGTTGCAGTCCTTGTGATGGCTTTTGTAATGCCATTGCTGCGACTCCTAATAGAAGTGCGATTTGCGTAATCAACAGCCAACCACGACGACGACCCAAAAATGGTGGTACGAATCTATCTAGAAAAGGTGCCCAGAGAAATTTTAAGGAATAGGGTAATCCGACAAGACTAAAAGCTGCGATCGCACTCAGGGGTATATTTTCCTTGGTCAACCAAGCTTGTAATGGTGTCTTACCGGTTAGATATAAAGGCAACCCTGATGCAAAACCTAGCAATAATAAAGCTGCCATTTTCCGGTTAGCAAAAACTTGTCCAAGTCCTTTAATTTCTTTCATTGTTTCCAGATTCATCCTCACATCAGTAAATTTTAGTTATCTTGCCAGAACTCTTGTATAATTTCATGCCAATATGCCGAAAGCCGAAATAAAGGCGATCTCTTACACCTAACTTTTTTTGAGAGTGAAATTAGTCTGAGTATGACTTATAAAATTGAAATAGGTTTATTTCAATGTGATTAATGCAGTTTTAGCTGTTAATTGAAGTCTCACTCTCTGCTTGTTTTTCATTCTTAAAGGCATGAAAGAATGTATTCACATAAAAACCGATATGATATTATAGTTTCCAGACAAATTGTCCTCTCATCAGGGCAAATACACCTATAAAGGATGTCCCTTTAACATATCTAGTTCCTTAAGTTTCGTTAATGTGGTAGACTTGATGCCCTCTAATTTCTACTTCGTGTGCGGCAAGGCATTTTTCCCAACCTTTACGGGTACCAATGTCGCTTTTGCCTTTAAGCAATCCTAATTCCTCTTCTTGTTGAGTGAGTTTAGCAAATTCTGCGAACATAGGATAGTTAGAAGTGACAAACGTTTCTTTGCGGTGGAGAATCGGCGGATTTACCCTGCTTTGGTAATCTCGGTGGGTTATCTTTAAAGTCTTAAAGTCAATAATTATACTCGCTTGCAACGCGGGATGGGGGTCTGTGTCGAATTCTGGGTAAAACAGGTAGCAAATTTGCTGTTTGTCGGTGCAATATTTTATCAGTGTGGCTTGATCTACACGTCCCACAGTACGACTAGCGCAGCCTTCATAAATTCTAAGTATGGGGTCGAGTGCAGAAAGTGCCCAAACGTGAACGTAAAGAGCGCTACGAGTGCGTTTACCGATTTTGCTTTTTTCGCAAGCTGTTTGAATAACTTCTGGTTGACCTAAGCTGAAAAGCTTGGCATCAGCGACTTGACATGCTTCTTCGTAACTACCGAAAAAGGCTTTGATATCGTAGCGCATTTCCGGGGCTAGCTTAGAGAAATATGGGCGTTGATCGAAATGGGTCAAAGCAAGATAAACTTGAATATCAAGAGAACGACGATAGGCGATCGCATCCCATTCAGCTTCGTCAGTTGCTTGTAATATCACCGCAAAGGCACGGCGAAAATTACCGAATTCAATTAGTAATTCTTGTTCATTTTCTAATTCACCTTTCATCGGCAATCTTCCACGCCGCGTATAAAATTCCATCAGTGGTTGCAGCTTTTCTTTGTAGTCCTCAAACCGCTTTGTCGGGATGCGGACTCTCGGCGTAGAATTGCTAGAAAAAAACCGGATGGCTTTGTAGCTTTCTTTTTGAGCCTCATCTCTAAAAACAAAATAGATGCCTAGCGCTACGGGGACTGCATCTGTATTTAGCGCTTCATCAATGTAACTTTTTAATTCTTGTTGATCGTAATATTTCTGAAATGTATTGCGACGGGTGACGATACCATCGCCGTAAGCTAATTGAGCGTTGCTGGGAGCATCAATCAGCACTTGAGCCGCGACAATTAAAACTTGGCTGGTGAGTTCCCAAGCATGTCTGAGTGCTTCACGCCGTTCCTCTGGCTTTTCTATCACGTTGAGGACGTAGCCCAAGTTGACCACATCTGCTGATGTGAGTGGTATATCTGGATAATAGTATGGGTCCCAGCCTGTACTGGTGTAACCTAAATTTGCTACTCGTTGTACATCGCCACCATGTCCGCATCCGTAGTCAAAAAACGTGGTATCTTTATTTAGAATTGCCCATTCTATTGCCAATCGCACCGGACGAGATATGTCAGTGCGAACAATCGCGGCTCTGTGACGTTCGATTTCTAAGTAGCTTTGTGACATAAAGATATTAAAAATAAGCACAGATGCCCACAGAAAGTAGGGGATTGGGCATCGGGCATGGGGCATTGGGTATGGGGCATTGGTAATAATTCTTTTCCTTTCCCCTTTCCCCTTTCCCTGTTTTCTGTGGTTTAATAATCCTTATATCTTTTTAATTGCCACTTCTATCAAATCTTCAATCTTCTTGATATTTAAATCCCCTGCTAAGTAAGCGATACCACGATGTAAATGCAGGCGAAATTGCGTTACTAAGATTTCTTTGTCAGTACCTAAATTATCGTTGTAGCAACGTTGTTTGAGCGCCAGTAAAAGAATATCAGACATTTCGCCGCCAAAAACGCGCCAAGTCATTTCCACATTGCTATCTTGGGGAATTGGTACGGGGGAGGGGATAGTTGGTTCAGCGAGGGAACGACAAAATGCCCAACGACAAAGGATGTTCCATTGGTCGATTTTGGTGTTGCGTTTTAGTTTGAGAAGTTGGTCTTTTGCGGTTTGGGAAAGTCTAATCCGTTCAATTGGTGTTTCCATAATATTAGGGAGGGGGAAAAGGGAATAAAAAAAGTTTCAGAATTTAACTTGGACAATGCCCAATGCCCGATTACCAAAAATATCCAGGTTGTATGGTTGTTTGACGGGTGGAGGAGTCGTATTTGAGGAGATATTCGCGAGCGATCGCTTCATTTTCTCTCAGTGTTTCAACTTCTTGTTTGCCTATCTCAGTATCTGTAGATAATAAAATTACTTGATGGCTGGCTGAGGGAAAGTAACGTTCAACTAAGTTGCCACGGTGCGAAGAATCTAGTCTGCCTAGCGGTGTATCGATAGCGACAGGTAAACGGCGTCCGGAGACTCGCGCTAAACCCCAAAGAAAAGCGATCGCTAAAAGTTGTTTTTCCCCAGCCGAAAGTCGATGTTTGGGAACTGGTTTACCCTGTAAATCATAAAGCGAAAGGCTAAAAGTGTTGGTGTCAATAGCGACGCGATGCACTAAATCAGATTTGTGCAGAAGATAGCGGAAGCATTCTGTAACTTCAACTTCTAGTTTATTTAACTTTCGCAAAGTTAATTTTTCGCGGAAAATTTTTAGTGTATCTTGGACTTTAGCAGCCGAGTAAATAATATGCTCTTTATTTTGGCGATCGATATTTTTTTCAGTATAGTTTTCTAACTCTTTTTTAGTATTGCGAATATTAATCTCTAATTCATCCAAACGGCGTTTTGTTATTTCCCAACTTGCTTTAGCTTCAGCAACTTGCTGTTGTGCTTGTTGCAACTCATCAACTAATCTTTGATAATCTTCTGGTGATGCAGCAGTTTGAATTTGTCTTTCTAAAGTGATAATTTCTTCTTCTTTTGTTTGTAATATCTTTAGTTTTTCTTGTGCATTATTTTTGGCATATGGTAAATGGTGATGAATAATATTATCTAACTGATGCAGTGTTTCGCTATCAGTTAATAACCAAGGCTGTTCTGTTGTAGCTTTTTCTAAAGATTGATTTTCTTGATTAATGAAATGTTTAATTTTATCAACTTTTTCATCACCTAGAGCCAAATTATGAATTAAATCGAGTAATCGTTTATCTCGCGCAACTAATAAATCATGTGCTAATGCAGCTTGTTGAATATGAAGTTCTTTTTCTCCTTGGCTGTAAATCTGATTCAGCAAAGGTTCTATTAAAGCCAAAGGTAAAATATTAGCCGCTAATTCACACATGACTTGACGTGTTTTCTCGGCTGACGCTGTTATTTCTGATTTCTGCTTCTCTAATTGACTGCGTTCTCCAGCGATTTTACCACCTTCAGAAATGAATTTATCAACAACTTCTTGCTGATGAAGTTCAACTTCTTTTAACTTTTCTTGTAAAGACGTTAAATTGAGCGTTTCTGCATCGTATTCATTTTGTTGCTCTTTTAGCCTATTTTCAATTTCTTCTAAGTTTGCTAAATATTTAATATCAGCAATTTCTTTGCGTTTGCGATTGACTAATATTTCCAAATCAACTGCTAAACGTTCAGCTAGTTCTAGCCCTAAAAGTCCGCTAATCGCATCAACTACAATCGGTGGTGGTATTTCTTGTTCTGCGAGTTCTTTAACTTGTTCTCCGTCAAAGAGAAATAAATTAGAAATTCCTATTGGGAGTAGATTTTCAATGTACTCATCCCAGATATTAGCTAAAGCAGTATCAAGCCATTCATTAGCATCTAAAATCCCTAAATGGTCTTTACCGTCTTTGGGATTTTTATCCCAAGTCCGCACTACGCGGTATTTTACTGGCTTGTCATTTTCAATGTGTTCAAAAACTAATTCAATCCGGGTTTTCTCAACTGGGTCGGTGTGACTGTTGACGCATTGAGTCAGAAAATCACTATAGCTGAGATTACCACGAGTAGAACATTGAGCGCGATGTCCATAAAGTGCGAGACGAATCGCATCCATTAGCGTTGTTTTTCCCCCACCATTCATCCCCCCTAAAAGGATGATGGGACGAGAATTTTCTTCATCAATTTCTGGGTTAAGATTGATGACTTGTTTTCCACAGTAGGGACCAAAGTTTTGTAATACGAGTTCAACAAATTTCATTTTTCCAGATGCTTTAGAAAAAAATCGTAGTAAGCGTTGAAACGCTTATTTTATTTCAAACAATCATGAATATTTTTGATTTTCAGCACTGAAGTGCCGACTACGAAAACATTTTAACGATTGTAGGTTTAACTATACTAATTCGGCAACAATCTTATTCTATTCGCTCTTTTTATTTTGAAATTTCATACTCCCCCAAGTTTTCGGTTCTGCTTCCGAAGTTAATGCAACATCTCCCAAAGTTAGCTGCTTCACCTTTTCTACATCACCGGAACCTGCTGCTGTTTTTAAATCGCGTTTGTAATGAGCATTTTTTATCGCTTCTTCTGGAGAGCGGGAACTTGTTTTAAAACATTGCTCTAAGGTGTCGTATATGCCCACACGACGCGACATTTTACGATATTGACGTTCTGTATCCAACAGTTTCGCCATTAATTCTAAATGCATTCCATCACCTTCACAAATTTCTTCTAAGACAGCCCATTCATCGCTACCGAGTAGGCTATAATCAGCACCGGGACGGGGGTCTGAGAAAACTTCACCAGTTACTTCCATATAAATGCGGGGTAAACTATCATCAAATTCGTGTCTTTCTTCTAGCCAAATGCGACGAATTTCGCTCAGTTCTTCTGGGGTAATTAGGGTGATATCGCGCATATTTTCTGGTGCATTACTCCTCAATTCTTGCTCAATAGTCAGGAGTCTTCTTAACCAATATTCTCGCGCTTCTTTAATATACGGACCAGGAATAGGCTCAACTGAAATTTCACCTTCTATATTCCGTTCATATAGTTGGACATCTCCCGTTCTGCGACGAAAATCACGCCAATTTCGGTCTTCTGTTTCTATGTCTAATTCTCTGCGTAAATCGAGAAGGGGTTGTAACCATTCTTTTTCTTCGTCATTTTGAATCATTGCTTTTAGTGAGCTATCTTCACTCACCAAAGTACAAACCCAACAACCAAAACGGGAGCTACCACAACTAGGTGTAGATGTATCGACAACTAAAGGACATTCGTTATCCGCTGTCGCACCCCTATACATAGTAAATAAATCTTTGTTGCTGTATCCCCAAGGATTTTCCCATTGCATTAAATAAAGCCAAACTTCATCATTTCTCCAGTCTTCTATGGGACTGTAAACTAAAGAGTTTGGTAAATTCATGTTAGGACTTAAGCGATCGCGTACTCTTTTCGCTTCCCATTCTCTCATCCTCTTAGCGCGTGATGCACTTTCAGCTTTGCGAATGCCTAAAACAACGATCGCTTCACTGCTAACCCGAATCACATCTCGAATAAAGCGGTTAGATGGACTAATTTTTAAACGTTGCGTACACCAGCGAAATTTTCTTCTTGGTGCTGGATATCCTTTACCGATTAATCCTACCCAAAATGTTTCTTTTAGTTCGGGGTGTAACAAATGCGGTATCATAGGCATCTGTTGTTCTTTTGCCGCAACTTTAATTTGCTGTAAAGATTTGCGTACCCAAGCAGAAACGTAAGGATTTTCTACAAGGGTGTCGGTTGTAATCACATGAATCGTCTTCGTCCGTTTTTCTAGTGGGAGAGATGCGATCGCATTCCAGATTAACTGTAAAATTGCTGTCGAATCTTTACCACCTGAATATCCAATTACCCAAGGAATGGCATCCAGAGTGTATAATTCTTGTATCTCTACAGTCAGTTCTTGGATATTATCCACTAAATCTGCGACTGTACGCACTTGCTCTCGTTTCTTTTCTGGTTGTGCTGTAGCCATTTCTCCTTCCCTGTATAGACACGGGCATCATTACCCTTTTTATCTGTACTGTATTTATCAGCTTTAATATTGTAGAACGTAAAGTTTTTAAAAACTTGATTATATTAAACGAATTTTATAGAAAACTAGTTTGTATTAACTTTTAAGTTTTCAAATATCAACATGAGTGATAGAGTATCTGACATCGCAAGCGAGTATCTAACAAGGGAAAACAAGGATAAACAGGTATTAGCTTTATTGCTAGAGAAATTCCTGGGGAAAAAGGATCGGATTCTCGTCCAAAAAACAGAGATGGGTGGAAGTATCGCTTATGTGGGTTCTGTCACTTTGGAGTGGTTTGCCGATCGCGTTCGCTTTGCATCTAGTTTACCGCTGCTTCAGCAAAAGTATAATTCAGAGATTGATAACATTGAAATTGAT contains these protein-coding regions:
- a CDS encoding AmpG family muropeptide MFS transporter, whose amino-acid sequence is MKEIKGLGQVFANRKMAALLLLGFASGLPLYLTGKTPLQAWLTKENIPLSAIAAFSLVGLPYSLKFLWAPFLDRFVPPFLGRRRGWLLITQIALLLGVAAMALQKPSQGLQLLAIAAVIVAFFSASQDIVVDAYRTDVLEEKERGPGASVFLLGYRLAILIASSLTLYLVGVLKSWQAVYLLMALLMLVGVFSSIFAPEPKLRARPPQSLYDAVTLPFIEFFQRNGSVQAVLILVFIVIYKLGDSLVKNVATPFLLAKGLQFTEADLAFPNALGIFAVIVGTLAGGAVMTKLGVNRALWIFAILQAIGNLAYFTLAVVGKSYPLMVAAINIENFCAGLESAAFVTFLMSLCNHNFSATQYALLSSLQAFSRDILTAPAGSWVQALQNFSQKSLAIPTEAQANSTGWAIFFLLTAVAALPGLLLLPFFAPWNPRPVTTLRPGLEEEDLWETK
- a CDS encoding DNA phosphorothioation-associated putative methyltransferase, which produces MSQSYLEIERHRAAIVRTDISRPVRLAIEWAILNKDTTFFDYGCGHGGDVQRVANLGYTSTGWDPYYYPDIPLTSADVVNLGYVLNVIEKPEERREALRHAWELTSQVLIVAAQVLIDAPSNAQLAYGDGIVTRRNTFQKYYDQQELKSYIDEALNTDAVPVALGIYFVFRDEAQKESYKAIRFFSSNSTPRVRIPTKRFEDYKEKLQPLMEFYTRRGRLPMKGELENEQELLIEFGNFRRAFAVILQATDEAEWDAIAYRRSLDIQVYLALTHFDQRPYFSKLAPEMRYDIKAFFGSYEEACQVADAKLFSLGQPEVIQTACEKSKIGKRTRSALYVHVWALSALDPILRIYEGCASRTVGRVDQATLIKYCTDKQQICYLFYPEFDTDPHPALQASIIIDFKTLKITHRDYQSRVNPPILHRKETFVTSNYPMFAEFAKLTQQEEELGLLKGKSDIGTRKGWEKCLAAHEVEIRGHQVYHINET
- the dndE gene encoding DNA sulfur modification protein DndE, whose amino-acid sequence is METPIERIRLSQTAKDQLLKLKRNTKIDQWNILCRWAFCRSLAEPTIPSPVPIPQDSNVEMTWRVFGGEMSDILLLALKQRCYNDNLGTDKEILVTQFRLHLHRGIAYLAGDLNIKKIEDLIEVAIKKI
- the dndD gene encoding DNA sulfur modification protein DndD, translating into MKFVELVLQNFGPYCGKQVINLNPEIDEENSRPIILLGGMNGGGKTTLMDAIRLALYGHRAQCSTRGNLSYSDFLTQCVNSHTDPVEKTRIELVFEHIENDKPVKYRVVRTWDKNPKDGKDHLGILDANEWLDTALANIWDEYIENLLPIGISNLFLFDGEQVKELAEQEIPPPIVVDAISGLLGLELAERLAVDLEILVNRKRKEIADIKYLANLEEIENRLKEQQNEYDAETLNLTSLQEKLKEVELHQQEVVDKFISEGGKIAGERSQLEKQKSEITASAEKTRQVMCELAANILPLALIEPLLNQIYSQGEKELHIQQAALAHDLLVARDKRLLDLIHNLALGDEKVDKIKHFINQENQSLEKATTEQPWLLTDSETLHQLDNIIHHHLPYAKNNAQEKLKILQTKEEEIITLERQIQTAASPEDYQRLVDELQQAQQQVAEAKASWEITKRRLDELEINIRNTKKELENYTEKNIDRQNKEHIIYSAAKVQDTLKIFREKLTLRKLNKLEVEVTECFRYLLHKSDLVHRVAIDTNTFSLSLYDLQGKPVPKHRLSAGEKQLLAIAFLWGLARVSGRRLPVAIDTPLGRLDSSHRGNLVERYFPSASHQVILLSTDTEIGKQEVETLRENEAIAREYLLKYDSSTRQTTIQPGYFW
- the dndC gene encoding DNA phosphorothioation system sulfurtransferase DndC, with amino-acid sequence MATAQPEKKREQVRTVADLVDNIQELTVEIQELYTLDAIPWVIGYSGGKDSTAILQLIWNAIASLPLEKRTKTIHVITTDTLVENPYVSAWVRKSLQQIKVAAKEQQMPMIPHLLHPELKETFWVGLIGKGYPAPRRKFRWCTQRLKISPSNRFIRDVIRVSSEAIVVLGIRKAESASRAKRMREWEAKRVRDRLSPNMNLPNSLVYSPIEDWRNDEVWLYLMQWENPWGYSNKDLFTMYRGATADNECPLVVDTSTPSCGSSRFGCWVCTLVSEDSSLKAMIQNDEEKEWLQPLLDLRRELDIETEDRNWRDFRRRTGDVQLYERNIEGEISVEPIPGPYIKEAREYWLRRLLTIEQELRSNAPENMRDITLITPEELSEIRRIWLEERHEFDDSLPRIYMEVTGEVFSDPRPGADYSLLGSDEWAVLEEICEGDGMHLELMAKLLDTERQYRKMSRRVGIYDTLEQCFKTSSRSPEEAIKNAHYKRDLKTAAGSGDVEKVKQLTLGDVALTSEAEPKTWGSMKFQNKKSE